The DNA window TCGTGTCTGTGCTCCCAGTACGTTTAACCCGACGTAGACCAGTCCATTCTGGACTGTGACTGGAGGCGTTTTCCGCATCTGAACAAAACCATCAAGAAATtatcagaaataaaataaatacataaaatggCAGTAAACGGATCATCCTTTCAAAACGACTAATTAGCATCGGCATCTTTCCGGCGCAATGTAAGTGCACAGCTGTGCTGCCCCAGATTCAACTAGTATCTGCGTGCCACATCCACACATGGCGCGCGCCTCACGGCAGTGGCCCCGCGCCCCCAAACACACTCCGCGTCCGCGCCGGGCCTCCTGCCCGCCGGCGTCCCGGCGGAGCCTTTGGAAGGAGGCAACGGGCGCCTACTCACTGCTCTCTGGGGGCTCCGGCGGTCCGCAGAAGGTGTCCCCGAAAGACTGCAGCCCGCTAGTTTAACGTGCAGCAGCGTCCGCTCAGCCACAGAGCGCGTAGAGGAACTTCCGCCCGCGGCCGCCACTGCactgacaaaataaaagccctgaaATACCCCTGGAaaaggattgggggggggggggggtggcgataAATGACAAcaggaaaaaatacatttcttcatttccaATTATTCCATAAAATACAACAATAGTTGGTCAACACAAGGCAGCAAAACAGGTTTCATTTCGCGTTTTTCCTTTAAATTAGACTTTTATTTTTAGCAGCGAGCTGAGCAGCACATCCGTTAAAGCGCGGACATTTTCGTGAACGTGATTCACAGGCAGTAAATCATTAATAACTGGTGAAACTTTGGATTTTCAAGCGCTAGACTCCACAACTACTGACGTGCATGGCCGACACTAACATCTAGTGAACATATATTCAAACCAGAGCAATCATGATTTATTTCATCATACATAAAGCTAAATTTAAAGCTAAATGATCCCTGTTTGGCATAGCAGGAGCCTCGTCCATTTCACAATCAGCATATGCCAAGcacctttaaataaataaataaataatagttaCCCAATATCTCGTACACATCCAGTCACTGGGTAATCACTGTGACCAGTGGATCGTCTGTTTCCATCTAGCGGTGACTGGTGAGAGGGAACAATGCCACAAACGGCTTAAATGAAGTACATGACGAAGCAACTTCCGTTTTTATTCGTATAGTGGTGGCTGCAAAACATaaacttatttttctttcaacaacCGATTTAACTGGTACCATTATTGCCTATTTAAATGATTAGATTAACCCCCATAAGAGACAGCAGGGCAGAGAGAGGGTTCCTTACACTATAACAGGgtataaaaaagaacaaagtctGTCAGTGCCATGTGAtaaaaatcaaatacaaaagTGCAAAGAGAACATACTCATTTCCGACGTCTAAGCCTATAATTTCACTTCACAAAATAAACTGTTGCGCTTCagttacaaaaagaaagagtTGACATTATATTTACTGCAACCTTTGATTTGAGGCCATGCCAAGTGTAAGATGCAGCTTACAAACTGTATATGGAAACACTTTGCTTATTatcaacacacacattactTACATTTACTTATTATCCTCTGTATCAGTTTATACGTATTTCCTGACAAACCAGCAGGTATCGTGATTGTGTTGTTCATTTCTAGCAATAAAAACATCATGCACAgagaggaaaaagttgaaaggaTTGTGGTCTTTATCTAGATGTGATACTTTCTATTATGgcacacatttattttggtcCATGAGTTGAGACtgcttcttttctctgtgtAGCCTCTTGCCATCCTCGCCAGTGACTCTTACAGGAAATAATCTGGCGTACGCCGCGTCACATGGGGTTCCCCTCTGCGTGGCGCAGGATCAAATTGTAGGCTGGagccaagaaaaaaagatagatTTGTCGTCAATACAAATTCCTTTTACAAAAAGTGCCAAAAgtccacacaaaaacaaacaaaaggcacTTACAAGGAGTATTTCAATGTGTCGTCAAGTTCCATGATGGCTGCCTGGTTCCCACAGCGATAACAATAGTTTGGTGCACTGAAGATTGTCACTACATTGCGGTCGTGACACCAATTGTAACCCTAGATCAAAAGATGACTTGGATgttatttactttaaatataaCCTGCATCTGCAGCGTCTCTGATTAAAAAGCACAGTGACTTTCAGCAGATGCACATAGTTGAATTACCTCCATCACCAGCTGGTGGGCTCTCGAGACCAATGTCAGGCCATTTGCATGGTTGAAGGTCTCGGAAATGTCCTGCCCAAAAGTGTAACCGGCGCCACGAGGTGAGATGCCCCAGCCGCCACGGTCATCTGGGTCGGACCATAACAGGTCACACATTGGACCCTGCACAAGGGAGAAAACATCGTTGTTGTTTACTCCCTTGCACTTAAAAGCACGAAATCCATCCAAAATCCAGAGGTTCAAAGATAATGTCAAACTATAGACTTTTATTAATGCCCCAtctaaaaatatgtatttattatctATCAATTTACGGATTTCCTGTCACTGTCAGAACATTGTGAAcaagaaaaccaacaaaactttccatttgtaaatgcaaaaccaGTGATTTGTTTCGCTAAAAACATATAAATGATCACTAAATGGTTTAAATTGTTGCCAAATCAAGGATGAATGTCCTTTAACTGTTTCACCTGAAAAACGTTAAGATTATATGCAATGAATTTAGAATATAAATGATGCAAAAAAATCCAGATTGTTGGACCATCTCTCAGCTGCATACAACATCCAACTCCTTaaaatagatgttttttttcatcttgttaTAACAGTAAATGACTGAATTATAAATAATCTAGATGATCTTTCTCAATTTACCTCATGAGGAACCTCCTGCAAGCGATCCAGCGCTCTGATGTGTTCCAGTGTGTCTATCGAAGGGGACAACCCTCCATGGAGGCAGAATATCTTGTGcaagagacagaaaacaaatgagtcCCGCTATCTTTGCTGTTTGCCATATGGTACATCTGGAATCCACAACCTTACCTGGTTATCTACCAGCGCCGTGAGCGGCAGGTAGTCAAACAGATCTGTGAAGTACTTCCAGACGTTGGCGTTTCCATATTTCCTTAAGCACTCGTCGTAGAAGCCGTACACCTGTGTGATCTGTCTGCTCTCGTGGTTCCCTCTGAGAATGGTGATTCGTTCACGGAACCTTACctttaaacacaaaatgtattcatagCAATATGttaggtaaataaaaaaacaggatcTTTGCCCCGGTTCCCAATTCATATCCCAGTTGTAGCTCATGTATAGTACAGCACCAGTGACAAAGTGTCATTTATAGTTTTTACCTTAAGAGAAACCAGAAGAGAAACTGTCTCCACAGAGTAGTAGCCTCTGTCAACATAGTCTCCCATGAAGAGATAGTTGGTGTCTGGAGACTTCCCCCCGATCTTAAACAGCTCCATCAGGTCATGAAACTGACCGTGGACATCTCCGCAGACTGTCACCGGACATCTCACCTCCTGCACGTTGGATTCCTTTGTAAGGATCTCCTTCGCCTTAATGGAGGAGCAAGAAAACACAGATGATGCTGGTTCATAGGTATAACACACACTGAGCATGTGTCCTAAACAAACCTTCTTCATTTCTCTGTACCATTATGTTTGCATCACATTCCCCATTGTAAAACATGCAGACGATGATAGTTTGTTGTGGTGCCGGTGCACCACAGCGAGGAACCAAGAGTGGGCGTTGCTACAGAATACATATttgctcctccatcctcctccatcttctggGCGAGTTGCTGCCCTGAGCGGCGTCCTGCGTGCAGCCGCAGTCAAATGGTGCGCTCCAAAGCAAGGCCACATGCACGAGCTGCCGTTAGCTCCGCCAACACATTTCTATGAGGCCAGG is part of the Pungitius pungitius chromosome 2, fPunPun2.1, whole genome shotgun sequence genome and encodes:
- the LOC119210100 gene encoding serine/threonine-protein phosphatase 2A catalytic subunit alpha isoform; its protein translation is MDDKSFTKELDGWIEQLNECKQLSENQVKVLCEKAKEILTKESNVQEVRCPVTVCGDVHGQFHDLMELFKIGGKSPDTNYLFMGDYVDRGYYSVETVSLLVSLKVRFRERITILRGNHESRQITQVYGFYDECLRKYGNANVWKYFTDLFDYLPLTALVDNQIFCLHGGLSPSIDTLEHIRALDRLQEVPHEGPMCDLLWSDPDDRGGWGISPRGAGYTFGQDISETFNHANGLTLVSRAHQLVMEGYNWCHDRNVVTIFSAPNYCYRCGNQAAIMELDDTLKYSFLQFDPAPRRGEPHVTRRTPDYFL